From a single Oncorhynchus nerka isolate Pitt River linkage group LG11, Oner_Uvic_2.0, whole genome shotgun sequence genomic region:
- the LOC115136957 gene encoding numb-like protein isoform X2, which produces MNKLRQSLRRKKPTYVPEASRPHQWQADEEAVRKGKCNFPVRYLGLVEVEESRGMHVCEEAVKKLKISGKKTVKAVLWVSADGLRVVDDKTKDLIVDQTIEKVSFCAPDRNYDKAFSYICRDGTTRRWICHCFMALKDSGERMSHAVGCAFAACLERKQRREKECGVTASFDASRTSFVREGSFRMTSSSQQGGERDDITKQLQDKKKEPPCTIPAIPPGTSSPPEGSASPVGQGVEHAIPRRHAPIEQLVRQGSFRGFPALSGKNSPFKRQLSLRLNDLPSNLQRKTADFQSKNPVPEMDLSVCGEADSSINALCSQINHSFTRPSEELFSNPTPNGLPACTVPPAIPPPPAPLQATSSWVQAEPPVQSPPPVVHSGHRRTPSEAERWLEEVAQAVKAQQQTPNLPPPPIQPTPAIPGPPMSSTPMSCVPLMGASMPGATMPAVPGSLPTSMQPFPLSFDATPAPVGMYTQPPMQPAFVPMQAYMPALANSMAYSNASVPVVGITPSQMVANVFCTAGGSTGGPSMGMGSGPKMGTLSVGHRHSFSGQPGGFPMPPFGAHPTVNGLPHNIPTSSLATITQNGTSSNGGSSSSWPPESAQLANPPPANAQEVDRFEAKWAALENKSQPKVAPNPFSNDLQKTFEIELKLGINPGQATA; this is translated from the exons tacctgggtctggtggaggtggaggaatcCAGAGGGATGCATGTGTGTGAGGAGGCTGTCAAAAAGCTCAAAATT AGTGGCAAGAAGACAGTGAAAGCAGTGCTGTGGGTTTCAGCAGACGGTCTCAGAGTGGTGGATGACAAAACCAAG GACCTCATCGTAGACCAGACCATTGAGAAGGTGTCCTTCTGTGCGCCCGACCGCAATTATGACAAGGCTTTCTCCTACATCTGCCGTGACGGCACCACACGCCGCTGGATCTGCCACTGCTTCATGGCCCTGAAGGACtcg GGCGAGCGTATGAGCCACGCCGTGGGCTGTGCCTTCGCCGCCTGTCTGGAGAGGAAGCAGCGGCGCGAGAAAGAGTGCGGCGTCACAGCCTCGTTCGACGCCAGCCGCACCTCCTTCGTGCGCGAGGGCTCGTTCCGCATGACTTCGTCCAGCCAGCAGGGGGGCGAGCGCGATGACATCACGAAGCAGCTGCAGGACAAGAAGAAAG agCCCCCGTGTACCATCCCAGCCATCCCCCCTGGCACCTCCTCACCCCCTGAGGGCTCGGCCTCGCCTGTGGGGCAGGGGGTGGAGCACGCCATCCCGCGGCGCCACGCACCCATTGAGCAACTGGTGCGTCAGGGCTCCTTCCGGGGCTTCCCGGCCCTCAGCGGGAAGAACTCGCCGTTCAAGAGGCAGCTCTCGCTGCGCCTCAACGACCTGCCTTCCAACCTGCAGCGCAAGACCGCCGACTTCCAGAGCAAGAACCCAG TCCCAGAGATGGATCTGTCCGTGTGTGGCGAGGCAGACAGCAGCATCAACGCTCTGTGCAGCCAGATCAACCATTCTTTCACCAGGCCCTCTGAGGAACTCTTCTCCAACCCCACCCCCAACGGCCTGCCAGCCTGCACTGTGCCCCCAGCCATCccccctccccctgcccccctGCAAG CCACGTCCTCCTGGGTGCAGGCAGAGCCCCCGGTCCAGTCCCCTCCACCGGTGGTCCACAGTGGGCACAGGAGGACGCCCTCCGAGGCTGAGCGCTGGCTGGAGGAGGTGGCCCAGGCCGTCAAAGCCCAGCAACAGACCCCCAACCTGCCCCCGCCACCCATCCAGCCCACCCCTGCCATTCCAGGGCCACCCATGTCAAGCACACCTATGTCATGTGTGCCCCTAATGGGGGCATCCATGCCAGGGGCAACCATGCCAGCGGTACCTGGCTCCCTGCCCACTTCCATGCAGCCCTTTCCCTTGTCGTTTGATGCCACTCCCGCACCCGTGGGCATGTATACCCAGCCACCCATGCAGCCAGCGTTTGTACCCATGCAGGCCTACATGCCCGCCCTGGCCAACAGCATGGCGTACTCCAACGCCAGTGTGCCTGTGGTGGGCATCACGCCTTCCCAGATGGTGGCTAATGTTTTCTGCACGGCAGGCGGCTCTACCGGTGGGCCTTCCATGGGCATGGGCTCAGGGCCTAAAATGGGCACGCTCAGTGTTGGGCATCGCCACTCTTTCTCCGGCCAGCCGGGCGGGTTCCCTATGCCACCCTTTGGAGCTCATCCCACCGTCAACGGCCTCCCCCACAACATTCCCACCTCCTCCCTCGCCACCATCACGCAGAACGGCACTAGCAGCAACGGTGGCAGTAGCAGCAGCTGGCCACCGGAGAGCGCGCAGCTGGCCAACCCGCCACCAGCCAATGCCCAGGAGGTTGATCGCTTCGAGGCAAAGTGGGCTGCGCTGGAGAACAAATCGCAACCCAAGGTGGCACCCAACCCTTTCTCCAATGACTTGCAAAAGACCTTTGAGATCGAGCTTAAACTCGGTATTAACCCAGGTCAGGCCACTGCATAG
- the LOC115136957 gene encoding numb-like protein isoform X1: protein MSLSAEMGEAIELSNREPQTPEMNKLRQSLRRKKPTYVPEASRPHQWQADEEAVRKGKCNFPVRYLGLVEVEESRGMHVCEEAVKKLKISGKKTVKAVLWVSADGLRVVDDKTKDLIVDQTIEKVSFCAPDRNYDKAFSYICRDGTTRRWICHCFMALKDSGERMSHAVGCAFAACLERKQRREKECGVTASFDASRTSFVREGSFRMTSSSQQGGERDDITKQLQDKKKEPPCTIPAIPPGTSSPPEGSASPVGQGVEHAIPRRHAPIEQLVRQGSFRGFPALSGKNSPFKRQLSLRLNDLPSNLQRKTADFQSKNPVPEMDLSVCGEADSSINALCSQINHSFTRPSEELFSNPTPNGLPACTVPPAIPPPPAPLQATSSWVQAEPPVQSPPPVVHSGHRRTPSEAERWLEEVAQAVKAQQQTPNLPPPPIQPTPAIPGPPMSSTPMSCVPLMGASMPGATMPAVPGSLPTSMQPFPLSFDATPAPVGMYTQPPMQPAFVPMQAYMPALANSMAYSNASVPVVGITPSQMVANVFCTAGGSTGGPSMGMGSGPKMGTLSVGHRHSFSGQPGGFPMPPFGAHPTVNGLPHNIPTSSLATITQNGTSSNGGSSSSWPPESAQLANPPPANAQEVDRFEAKWAALENKSQPKVAPNPFSNDLQKTFEIELKLGINPGQATA from the exons tacctgggtctggtggaggtggaggaatcCAGAGGGATGCATGTGTGTGAGGAGGCTGTCAAAAAGCTCAAAATT AGTGGCAAGAAGACAGTGAAAGCAGTGCTGTGGGTTTCAGCAGACGGTCTCAGAGTGGTGGATGACAAAACCAAG GACCTCATCGTAGACCAGACCATTGAGAAGGTGTCCTTCTGTGCGCCCGACCGCAATTATGACAAGGCTTTCTCCTACATCTGCCGTGACGGCACCACACGCCGCTGGATCTGCCACTGCTTCATGGCCCTGAAGGACtcg GGCGAGCGTATGAGCCACGCCGTGGGCTGTGCCTTCGCCGCCTGTCTGGAGAGGAAGCAGCGGCGCGAGAAAGAGTGCGGCGTCACAGCCTCGTTCGACGCCAGCCGCACCTCCTTCGTGCGCGAGGGCTCGTTCCGCATGACTTCGTCCAGCCAGCAGGGGGGCGAGCGCGATGACATCACGAAGCAGCTGCAGGACAAGAAGAAAG agCCCCCGTGTACCATCCCAGCCATCCCCCCTGGCACCTCCTCACCCCCTGAGGGCTCGGCCTCGCCTGTGGGGCAGGGGGTGGAGCACGCCATCCCGCGGCGCCACGCACCCATTGAGCAACTGGTGCGTCAGGGCTCCTTCCGGGGCTTCCCGGCCCTCAGCGGGAAGAACTCGCCGTTCAAGAGGCAGCTCTCGCTGCGCCTCAACGACCTGCCTTCCAACCTGCAGCGCAAGACCGCCGACTTCCAGAGCAAGAACCCAG TCCCAGAGATGGATCTGTCCGTGTGTGGCGAGGCAGACAGCAGCATCAACGCTCTGTGCAGCCAGATCAACCATTCTTTCACCAGGCCCTCTGAGGAACTCTTCTCCAACCCCACCCCCAACGGCCTGCCAGCCTGCACTGTGCCCCCAGCCATCccccctccccctgcccccctGCAAG CCACGTCCTCCTGGGTGCAGGCAGAGCCCCCGGTCCAGTCCCCTCCACCGGTGGTCCACAGTGGGCACAGGAGGACGCCCTCCGAGGCTGAGCGCTGGCTGGAGGAGGTGGCCCAGGCCGTCAAAGCCCAGCAACAGACCCCCAACCTGCCCCCGCCACCCATCCAGCCCACCCCTGCCATTCCAGGGCCACCCATGTCAAGCACACCTATGTCATGTGTGCCCCTAATGGGGGCATCCATGCCAGGGGCAACCATGCCAGCGGTACCTGGCTCCCTGCCCACTTCCATGCAGCCCTTTCCCTTGTCGTTTGATGCCACTCCCGCACCCGTGGGCATGTATACCCAGCCACCCATGCAGCCAGCGTTTGTACCCATGCAGGCCTACATGCCCGCCCTGGCCAACAGCATGGCGTACTCCAACGCCAGTGTGCCTGTGGTGGGCATCACGCCTTCCCAGATGGTGGCTAATGTTTTCTGCACGGCAGGCGGCTCTACCGGTGGGCCTTCCATGGGCATGGGCTCAGGGCCTAAAATGGGCACGCTCAGTGTTGGGCATCGCCACTCTTTCTCCGGCCAGCCGGGCGGGTTCCCTATGCCACCCTTTGGAGCTCATCCCACCGTCAACGGCCTCCCCCACAACATTCCCACCTCCTCCCTCGCCACCATCACGCAGAACGGCACTAGCAGCAACGGTGGCAGTAGCAGCAGCTGGCCACCGGAGAGCGCGCAGCTGGCCAACCCGCCACCAGCCAATGCCCAGGAGGTTGATCGCTTCGAGGCAAAGTGGGCTGCGCTGGAGAACAAATCGCAACCCAAGGTGGCACCCAACCCTTTCTCCAATGACTTGCAAAAGACCTTTGAGATCGAGCTTAAACTCGGTATTAACCCAGGTCAGGCCACTGCATAG